Proteins from one Tenrec ecaudatus isolate mTenEca1 chromosome 8, mTenEca1.hap1, whole genome shotgun sequence genomic window:
- the PSMD2 gene encoding 26S proteasome non-ATPase regulatory subunit 2, which produces MEDKTPLPQQPPVTAPGGADEKQSGKERRDAGDKDKEQELSEEDKQLQEELEMLVERLGEKDTSLYRPALEELRRQIRSSTTSMTSVPKPLKFLRPHYGKLKEIYEHMDPGENKRFAADIISVLAMTMSGERECLKYRLVGSQEELASWGHEYVRHLAGEVAKEWQELDEAEKAQREPLLTLVKEIVPYNMAHNAEHEACDLLMEIEQVDMLEKDIDENAYAKVCLYLTSCVNYVPEPENSALLRCALGVFRKFSRFPEALRLALMLNDMELVEDIFTSCKDVVVQKQMAFMLGRHGVFLELSEDVEEYEDLTEIMSNVQLNSNFLALARELDIMEPKVPDDIYKTHLENNRFGGSGSQVDSARMNLASSFVNGFVNAAFGQDKLLTDDGNKWLYKNKDHGMLSAAASLGMILLWDVDGGLTQIDKYLYSSEDYIKSGALLACGIVNSGVRNECDPALALLSDYVLHNSNTMRLGSIFGLGLAYAGSNREDVLTLLLPVMGDSKSNMEVAGVTALACGMIAVGSCNGDVTSTILQTIMEKSETELKDTYARWLPLGLGLNHLGKGEAIEAILAALEVVSEPFRSFANTLVDVCAYAGSGNVLKVQQLLHICSEHFDSKEKEEDKDKKEKKDKDKKEAPADMGAHQGVAVLGIALIAMGEEIGAEMALRTFGHLLRYGEPTLRRAVPLALALISVSNPRLNILDTLSKFSHDADPEVSYNSIFAMGMVGSGTNNARLAAMLRQLAQYHAKDPNNLFMVRLAQGLTHLGKGTLTLCPYHSDRQLMSQVAVAGLLTVLVSFLDVRNIILGKSHYVLYGLVAAMQPRMLVTFDEELRPLPVSVRVGQAVDVVGQAGKPKTITGFQTHTTPVLLAHGERAELATEEFLPVTPILEGFVILRKNPNYDL; this is translated from the exons AGACACATCCCTGTACCGGCCAGCCCTGGAGGAGCTGCGGAGGCAGATTCGTTCCTCTACCACCTCCATGACTTCAGTGCCCAAACCTCTCAAGTTTCTCCGTCCACATTATGGCAAACTGAAGGAGATCTATGAGCACATGGACCCTGGTGAGAATAAG CGCTTTGCAGCTGACATCATCTCCGTCTTGGCCATGACCATGAGTGGGGAGCGCGAGTGCCTCAAGTACCGGCTGGTGGGCTCCCAGGAGGAGTTGGCGTCATGGGGACATGAGTATGTTAG GCATCTGGCGGGAGAAGTGGCGAAGGAGTGGCAGGAGCTGGATGAGGCTGAAAAGGCACAGCGGGAGCCACTGTTGACCCTGGTGAAAGAGATTGTGCCCTACAACATGGCCCACAATGCAGAGCACGAGGCCTGTGATTTGCTCATGGAGATTGAGCAGGTGGacatgctggagaaggacatcgatgAGAATGCCTATGCCAAAGTCTGCCTCTACCTCACCAG TTGTGTGAATTATGTGCCGGAGCCCGAGAACTCAGCCCTCCTGCGGTGCGCCTTGGGTGTATTCCGAAAGTTCAGCCGCTTCCCTGAGGCTCTGAGGTTGGCGCTGATGCTCAATGACATGGAGCTGGTAGAAGACATCTTTAcctcctgcaaggatgt GGTCGTGCAGAAGCAGATGGCGTTCATGCTAGGCCGGCATGGGGTGTTCCTGGAGCTCAGTGAAGATGTAGAGGAGTATGAGGACCTGACTGAGATCATGTCGAACgtgcaactcaacagcaacttttTGGCCTTGGCTCGGGAG CTGGACATCATGGAGCCCAAGGTGCCCGACGACATCTACAAAACCCACCTGGAGAACAACA GGTTTGGGGGCAGTGGCTCTCAGGTGGACTCTGCCCGTATGAACTTGGCCTCCTCGTTTGTAAACGGCTTTGTGAACGCAGCCTTTGGCCAGGACAAGCTGCTGaccgatgacggcaacaaatggcTGTACAAGAACAAGGACCACG GCATGTTGAGTGCAGCTGCGTCTCTTGGCATGATTTTGCTCTGGGATGTGGATGGAGGCCTCACCCAGATTGACAAATACCTGTACTCCTCCGAGGACTACATCAAG TCTGGGGCCCTCCTGGCCTGTGGCATTGTGAACTCAGGCGTCCGCAACGAGTGTGACCCTGCTCTGGCTCTGCTTTCCGACTACGTCCTCCACAACAGCAACACCATGAGGCTCGGCTCCATCTTCGG GCTTGGCTTGGCCTATGCTGGCTCAAACCGGGAAGATGTCTTAACACTGCTGCTGCCTGTGATGGGAGATTCCAAGTCCAATATGGAG GTCGCGGGGGTAACAGCCTTGGCCTGTGGGATGATAGCCGTGGGGTCCTGCAATGGAGACGTCACCTCCACCATCCTGCAGACCATCATGGAGAAATCGGAGACGGAGCTCAAGGACACCTACGCTCGCTGGCTTCCTCTCGGCCTGGGCCTCAACCACCTGG GGAAGGGCGAGGCCATCGAGGCCATCTTGGCTGCACTGGAGGTCGTGTCGGAGCCGTTCCGCAGCTTTGCCAACACTCTGGTAGACGTGTGCGCCTATGCAG GCTCTGGGAATGTCTTGAAGGTACAGCAGCTGCTCCACATCtgtagcgagcactttgactccaaggaaaaggaggaagataAAGACAAGAAGGAGAAAAAGGACAAGGACAAGAAGGAAGCCCCTGCCGACATGGGAGCCCATCAG GGTGTCGCTGTGCTGGGCATTGCCCTCATTGCCATGGGGGAGGAGATTGGCGCCGAGATGGCCCTGCGAACGTTTGGCCACTTG CTGAGGTATGGGGAGCCCACGCTCCGGCGGGCTGTGCCTTTAGCACTGGCCCTGATCTCGGTTTCAAACCCACGGCTCAATATTCTGGATACCCTGAGCAAATTCTCCCATGATGCCGACCCAGAAGTGTCCTACAACTCCATCTTCGCCATGGGCATGGTGGGCAGTG GTACAAATAATGCCCGTCTGGCTGCCATGTTGCGCCAGTTAGCCCAGTATCATGCCAAGGACCCCAACAACCTCTTCATGGTGCGCTTGGCACAG GGCCTGACACACCTAGGGAAGGGCACACTCACCCTCTGCCCCTACCACAGTGACCGGCAGCTCATGAGTCAGGTGGCCGTGGCCGGACTGCTCACCGTGCTCGTCTCCTTCCTGGATGTCCGCAACA TCATTCTAGGCAAGTCGCACTACGTACTGTACGGGCTGGTGGCTGCCATGCAGCCGCGAATGCTGGTCACCTTCGACGAGGAGCTCCGACCGCTGCCAGTGTCTGTCCGCGTGGGCCAG GCCGTGGACGTGGTGGGCCAGGCCGGCAAGCCCAAGACCATCACAGGGTTCCAGACACACACAACTCCAGTGTTGCTGGCCCACGGCGAGCGGGCGGAGTTGGCTACTGAGGAGTTTCTTCCTGTCACCCCCATTCTGGAAGGTTTTGTTATCCTGCGGAAGAACCCCAACTATGACCTCTAA